The Methanosarcina barkeri MS DNA window TTTTTCATTGATATGAAAAACATTTTTATATAGTTGCACAGATTTAATAGATATAAAACAAGCTATAAAAATAAATCCTATTACTTTCAGCTTTTATTATTAAGTTTAAGATAAATTAGATGAATTTACCTTAATAAATGAAAAGAAGACAGTTTTTACAAAAAATCATGAAAAATCCAGCCCGAAATTTCGATTACCTGCTATTTAGAAAATTGAAATAAAGAAAAGGAGAATTTTGATGAAACGCCTAAATTTGTTTCCGATACTTTTTACGCTTATACTGCTTCTTCTGGTTTCAAATCTCGCAGCAGCGCTGATTGATGCAGAGGCTGCCAAAATCCCTTATCAAGTAAACAACTCTGACCGAATAGTTATTGGTACAGTCAGCAAGATTGACACATATAGCAGCTACACAATTTATACCGTTAAAGTTAAAGAATGGCTCTATAATCCTATTCCTGCAGAGACCATAAAAATAAGAAGTAAAATAGGGACTAATCTAACTGTGGAAGATGAAGTCGAGTTTGCCCAGAACGAATCTGCCCTTTTGATGTTAAATGACGGAAATCTCGATGAGCTACTTTTTAGAGTACCTTTGGGAATAAAATATCCTGTTTCAGATAGGGATGCAGTAATCGAGGAGTTGAAAGCTCAGGGTAAATGGCAAGAAGAAAATCAAACCGAAAATAAGACAAGCGAAACCGGAATGAAAGAGAATACAGGAACAACAGGCGAGCAGGAAGAAAGTTCCAATCAAACCCAGAAATCAAACACTACTCCTTTCATGAGCCCTGTCTGCATGCTTGCAGTAATGCTTGGTGTAATCATATACGTAAGAAGGAAAAACTAACAATGACTCTTCGTTATTTTGTATGGGCTGAAAATAAAGAGCAGGAGAATTTTAATGAAACGCCTAAGTTTGTTTCTGATACTCTTTACATTTATACTGCTTATTTTAGCTCCAACCCTTGCAACAGCCTTATTTACTCCAGAAGCTGCCGAAATTCCGTACCAGATAAACAACTCTGACCGTATTGTTATTGGCACAGTAAGTGAGATTGATGTAGCTGACTATTACACTAACAACACAATTACAGTTAAAGAATGGCTCTACAATCCTCTACCAACAAAGACCATAATAGTAAGGACTAATATAGGGGCCAATGCCTCTACTGAAGACGAGGCAGAGTTTGCTAAGAACGAATCCGTACTCCTTATGTTAAAGGATCAAAGACCCGATAAGGGAGTTTTTTATATGTCTCTCGGCTTTTTGGGAAAACACCCGGCTACGGATAGAGATGCAGTAATCAAAGAGTTGAAAGCTCAGGGTAAATGGTCGGAAAACCAAATTGAGAACAAAACAGACGAGACCGAAATTATAGAGAATATTGAAACAGTAGGCGAGAAGAAGGAAAGTTCCAATCAGACACAGAAATCAAACCCCACTCCTTTCATGAGTCATGTCAGTGTGATTGCAGTAATGATTGGGGCAATCATATACATAAAAAGAAATCAATAAAAACTGCGTAAGGAAAGTTTCTGCAACCTTTATAAAAAGAGCGTGTCCAAAATCATTGACTTAATTTTAAGACACGCTCTTATTTAACCTGTATGAGTTTTTAAATTCAGTCCAAACGTACAACTCTTAAAAGAGACTTAATCGGGACATTAAAGATTGTATCTACACCTTTTTTGTCGACCAGTACTACTACAACTCTTGGTTTTGCATTCATATCTCTCAGTTGCTCAATCACTTCCATACTGGTTGAACCGGTGGTAATAACATCATCCACGATGACGCAGTTTTTACCGGCAACTGATCCGAAATTCCTGCTTATGGTCCCTTTGCGTCCTGTGCTAGCGGTCTCCTGCCCTTTGCGGTGATAAATAGCTAAATCTGCACCCAGTTCATATGCCATCATACTTGCCAGAGGAATACCATTGGCTGCAACGCCAACAACCACATCTACTTCAGTATTTGTTTTTCCCAGGGTC harbors:
- a CDS encoding orotate phosphoribosyltransferase-like protein, with product MKDIDDLIQKAVELQSNGLVTGQIAEELNVSRETVTWLLTRSKKEVAAPAPKDISVNWSNIGKSAKRLHNISLALCDVVLETLGKTNTEVDVVVGVAANGIPLASMMAYELGADLAIYHRKGQETASTGRKGTISRNFGSVAGKNCVIVDDVITTGSTSMEVIEQLRDMNAKPRVVVVLVDKKGVDTIFNVPIKSLLRVVRLD